The sequence AGCAAGCTCCAGAACGTCATGATCGGTACCGAGACCGCGATTGTGCTGGTCTACGTCGCCCTCGGCCTGTTCTTCATCGACCCGGCGAACCTCGAACCGTTCGCGCCGACGGGGCCCAGTGGGATCATCGCGACGACCGGTATCGTGTTCGTCTCGTTTCTCGGCTTCGAGATCATCGCCACCGTCGCGGGCGAGGTCAAAGACCCCAGCCGGAACATCCCGCTGACGATGGTTCTCTCAGTCGTGCTGGTCACGATTCTCTACGCGCTGGTAATGCTCGTCACGACCGGGGTGGTTCGGTATCAGGAGATCGGCGACTCCCTCGTCCCAGTCTCCGACGTTGCGGTCGTCTTCATGGGCTCGATCGGTGTGGTGGCGATCGTCGCCGCCGCTGCAATCGCGGCGATTTCGAGTTCGAACTCCTCGGTGCTCGCGGCGGCCCGGGTCAATTTCGCGATGGGTCGAGACGAACTGATGAGCGACTGGCTGAACGTCACGCACGACCGATTCGGGACACCCCACCGGGCGATCATCGCAACTGGTGCGGTCACGGCCCTGTTGATCGCAGTGGGACTCGAAGTCGAGACGATCGTCTCTCTACTGGCCGAGGTCGCGAGTTTCAGCTTCCTCGTCTCGTACTCGCTCGTCCACGTCGCACTCGTCGTGTTCCGCCGAGCCGATCCCGAGGACTACGATCCGTCGTTCAGGATTCCAGACGCGCTCTATCCCGCCGTCCCGGTTCTCGGCGTCCTCCTCACAGTCGTCGTCATCTCGCAGATGGCGACGATCATCATCGGGCTCGGGTTGGGTATCGTCGGCCTCGGCGTGGGCTGGTACTTCCTCTACGTCAGAGACCACGCTATCGACCGGGGACTCATCGGTGAAGCCATCACGCAAGGGTCGGTCGGATACCGGGTCGTCGTGCCGGTCTCGAATCCCGAGACTCAGGAGCGGTTGATTCGCCTCGCGGCGGCGACTGCCCACGCACACACGGAGGAAGGAACGCCGGAACTCGTCGCTGTCAACGTCCTGCAAGTCGCAGACCCATCACCGCAGCAGAACATCGCGGCTGAGCGGCTCGAACACCAACGCGATCTGCTCGAATCGGCGCGGGAGATCGCCTCTGAGATGGACGTGAAACTGCGGACGGTCGCGATGAGCGGTGATCGGGTCGACGAGACGCTGCTAGAAGCCATCTCTCACGAAGCGCCCGACCAAGTCGTCCTCGGCTGGCGAGGGACGCTCTCGAACGGTGGGTACGTGTTCGGCCCGAACCTCGACGCCGTCGTCGAAGACGCCCCGTGCGAGGTTACGCTGGTGACGTTCCACGGGAACCCGATCGGGGGGACAGTCGCCCTCGCGGGCCCGGGCCCACACGCACCGTTCGCTGCGCGACGGGCTGCCGAGTTCGCGACCGTCGATGGAACGACGCCGACGCTGCTGAACGTGCAGCAGATGCGAGACGGGGACGAGGATGCGGCGGTGGAGCGCGGCGAGGCAGTGATCGACGAGGTCGCCGGTCGGGCAGGCCTCGAATCCGGGGCGTATCAGCGCGAGGTGGTCGTCGCTGCTGATACCGAGGTGGCGATTCTCGATGCGGTCAGCCAGTACGATACGGTCTGTGTGGGGCTGTCCGAACGGAGCGCGGCCTCGCGAGTGATGTTCGGGACGATCGCGAGCCGTATCAGTCAGGAAGCGACGGGCAACGTTGGTATCGTTCGGGGGGCACCAGAGTCCTGACTACACCCTCTACATCTCGCACGCTGGTTCCGCCAGACTTCGAGTAGGTTCCGGCGACCGTGCCAAATAGAGGGTCCAAGTCGGTCAGACTTCTGCACGGACGGACAGACGCTCAGACTCAATCCTTTTTACCAGGCAACTGAAAACGGGTAGCGAATCCCGATGCGTCCACTTTCCGAGCGGGTATCGAACCTCTCCCGCCGTGACCGACTTATCGCCATCTACCTCCTCGGACTCGCGGTACTCGTGGCGTTCTACATGATCACCTATAACATCATAATGGCGCGCCTGGAAGGGGTGAACCAGTCGATATTCGCCTCTTTCGAATTCGTCGTCCAGACGATGACGACGACGGGGTATGGCCAGGACTCCGGGTTCTGGAGTCATCCAGCGACCTACCTCTTCGTCGCTCTCACGCAGATCTCTGGCATCGCTATCGGCTTTTTCACCCTACGGCTCATCATCATACCTCTATTCACTGGTGCCGAGGTGAACCTCGACAACCGGCTCACCCCGAAGCAGGATCACGTCATCATCTGCGAGTACCGTCGTGACTCCGCTGTCCTCCTCGACGAACTCCAGGAACTCGGTATCGATTACGTGCTCATCTCGTCCGACGAGGAAAACGCGCAGGAACTCTCTAACGAGGGGTACTCCGCCATCCATGGCTCTCCACAGGACGCCTCGGCGTTCGACCGGGCCAGCATCGACAGCGCTCGGATGGTCATTACGGATGCTGGGGACGCGAACGTCAACACCATCCTGACAGTCCGGTCGATTCGTTCGGATATCGAGATTCTCACGCTCACCGATGACAGTGAGATGCGCGATATCCTGCTCGATACAGGTGCGGACACTGTCCTCTCGCCACACGGAGCGCTCGGCCAGCGGCTCGCAGAGAAGGCGATCTCATCGATCAGCCTCGATCTGACAGACACGATCAACCTCGGCGGTGACTTGGAGGTGATGGAGATTCCGGTCCACCACGGGAGCCACCTGATCGGCTCTCGGATCCGTGAGTCGAATATCAGGGAGGAGACAGGTGCGAATATTATCGGGGCATGGATCGATGGGGAGCTCCAGTTGCCCCCCAACCCTGACGCTATCATCCGCCAGAATACTGTACTCCTCGTCACCGGGGGGAGCGAGGCGCTGGAGTCGTTCAGCGACTTCACGCGTCCGGCACGCACGCTCCACAGGCACGAGGACATCGTTATTGCCGGCTATGGTGAGGTCGGACAGGCGGCTGAGGACGTCCTCACCGATGCCGATATCGAGACGACGACCATCGACGTTGAGGACCGCAAGGGCGTCGATATCGTTGCGGAAGCAGGGGCAAAAGAGACCCTCGTGGCGGCAGGTATCGAGAACGCCGGGGCGATCATCGTCGGCCTCCCCGACGACTCTGCATCGCTGCTAACGACGGTGTTGGCACGGTCCCTGAACGAGGATATCGAGATTCTGGCACGGGTCAGCGAAACCGATGCCACGCGGAAGGCACTGAGCGCGGGGGCCGACTACGTCCTTTCAGTCCCCCGAGTGAGCGCGCGGATGGTCGCTAAGGAACTCCGGGGGGAGGAGATCCTCGCGCCGGCGAGCCAGATTCGGCTGATTCAGGTGCCCGCAGGCCCGTTTGCTGGCTCGACGCTTGCCAAGTCAGAGATTTATGAACGAACTGGCTGTCGCGTAATCGCCGTTGAAGATGATGCGGGACTCACCAGTACGGTCGATCCCCAGCGGCAGTTCACTGGCGACGAGCGACTTACCATCGTTGGCACGGATGAAGCGGTCCAGCGGTTCCTCAAGCAGTTCGATGTCTCACCGATGCAGGAGACCGAGACGTAGTACCGTCTGCCGAATGCGTCCTCTATATCGGTCACGCCGGTTCTGTCTGTTCCTGGGCAGATTAGCATAACCGACATCACCGACTCGTCCAAGGGAATTCGTGGAGGTTGGTGAAGAGGCGGAGGGCGTCATCAAGGACATCATCCCCGGAGTCCTGTGCAGCGGCGTGGACTTTCGCCGCGTCCAGGAGTGTCTCGAACGCCGGGCGGCGTTCATCATTGATGACGAAGTCGTCGTAGTCGAGGAAGACGCGCTTGCAGAACTGGAGGTCCTCGTAGCGCCAGTCCGACCAGAGGTCGGCGAGTTCGACCTCGTATTCCTGGCCGTTGTATTCGTCGCGGAGACGAACGAGTCCCCGGTCGGTATCGCAGGAGACGATACGCCGGACGTGGCCCGTCCCGTCGGTGATGAATACTTTGGAGTACGGAGCTACCTCGGCGATTCCGAGGTCCTCCGCCATCGTCTGGAAATCGAGTTCGCCATCTTCGGTGTGTGGGTAGCTGGCGCGACAATCCAATCGGTAATCGCTCGTTCCTTCCACGTCGACATCGATAGTTGCCTGGATGCCGTCGGAAGGCGTCGGTTCGTCGTAGGCGTAGTACTCGAGGTCGGATTCGAGGAGAACGTGGTGGGTATCCGAGTCGTGGACGCGGAGCTGTCGTTCGTAGCCGTCGTCGACGTTGGGGCCGCCGAGGGCGAGGACGAACCACCCGGAGTCGGGGGAGCCACGCGTGGCTTCGAGGACGCGATAGACGCAGCCGGTCTCTTCGTCGAGGAAGAAGACTGTCGGAGGGGTTTCGGAGTCGGTTTCGCGGGCTTTCGAAAGGGCGTGGAGAACGCATTCCTCGTCGAATCGCTCACAAAGGTCGGAGAACGTGTCTGGCGTATCGGTTGGATTTGAGTTCATGAGTGGCTGGATGACTGGCTGGCTGGTCGTGGAGATGCACAGTTACCGGCTTGGGGTGTCACTCGGGCGGGGCGGAGGGGGATTCGAGGATTTCGTGGACGTCGGGGTCGTACCGGGCGTGGAACGCGTCGAGTACGTCGCGCTGCCACCGTTCGTGGCCCGGATCGCCGAGCCTCTTGATGCCGAGGCCGTTCGAGAGCGCAACCTGTTCGAGGTCGATGCACTGAATCGAGGAGACGTCGCCGCCGTCGCCGGCGGGGATGTCAGCAGCGTCCAGGAGTGGGGTCTCGACCCAGGCGTCGAAGCAGTTGTCGCTCGAGGACGTGACGGCGAGGCCGTCGGTGGCGCCGGCGAACAGTTCGGTGGTGATTCGACCGAGATTTTGGTAGACGCCCGGCGGGATGACGAGGATGTTTCGTTCGTGGTCGATGGTGGATTCAGCGCGGACCTGCCGGGGGTGGCCTTTGAGGAGCCACTGTTCGTCGGTGTTGAGCCAGGCGCCACGGATGAGGCGCTGGATCGCAGCGTCGAGGTGGTCATGCGTGCGGTACGTGAGGTAGCCGGAGAGTCGAGCGTAGAACGTCATGAGAGAGTCTGGTAGTGGTGTGAGTCGTGTGTGAGTGGGACTCGAGAGCGTCCTCGAAGTCCGAGTTGCGGGCCGGGAGCGACGAGCACTCAAGCCAGTGAGACGTGGGTGATTTCGCCGTCGGGGTCGACCGTGTACTGGTAGCCGACGAGCGGAAAGCGGCATTTCTCGTAGCCGGCGGTCTGGACGATGAACGGTTCAGTGAGGTATGCTGCGAGTTCGCGCAGGAAGTCCTCGGTGTGCTCGTGCTGGTAGTCGTACACGAGGTCCTCGGTTTCGGCGTCGATGAAGGCGTCGCGGTCGTCGTCGCTGAGGCCCTCGAGCTCGCCGTCGGCGTCGAGGTGGTCGCGGGCAGCGTCACGGACGGTCGGGCGGTGTGCTGGCCCGAAGGAGGCGTAGCCGTACAGGACGAGATACGGCGACGGCGTGTCGCCGGTCTCGGTATCGCTATCCGTCTCCACGTCGGTGTCGGCGTCTTGCCCGGGTTCGGGTTCGATGACGTCGGCGGTGAGGTCATCGAATGGGCCGGTTCCGAGGAGCCACTCGGTGAGGAAGGAGCGGAGTTCGTCGACGCGTTCGTGGTCGACGGTCGGTGCGTTCGAGGCGGTGCTGACTTGGAGTGTTGCCATTGGTGATTCGGACGAGTGCCCTCCACCGATTCGAGGGAGACAAAGTGGGCGTGCTGGTGGAGCGGGGCGACTCAGATTAAGGAGCATCGCTGTACGGAAAATCGGGCGTCGCGTGTGGAGGGTCACTCGCGTTCAAGTAACCGAATCGAACGCGGATGAGACGTGGGTGGGATGCTTGCGTATCCCCCTGAGAGAGAACGACCGTGTTGGAGTGCTGTTGTGGAAGGCCTCTTGCGACGAATCACTCCTCAAGGCCGGCGTTGGCGACGGCCGAGGCGAGGGCCGCTTCGTCGATGGCCTCCTCTTCCGTCTCCCCCTCGGGTTCGGACTCGACGTTGCTGTCGGTGTCGTGGTCGCCGTCATCGCTCTGGTCGGCGTCGTCGGCGTCGTACACGCGGGTGGAGCCGTCCTTTGTGTCGGCCTCGGCTTCGACCTCAACCTCGCCATCGGCGT comes from Salinirubellus salinus and encodes:
- a CDS encoding amino acid permease, whose amino-acid sequence is MSEHTGQLERNIGFLEAMTLGGGTMIGAGIFILPGIAAEGAGPASSISFVIAGFVALLAALSLSELATGMPVAGGSYHYVNRALGGFFGSIVGWGMWTGLMFASAFYMIGFGQYLVQPIPFLDGRALVVLLGLVGLALIVGVNYYGTEESSKLQNVMIGTETAIVLVYVALGLFFIDPANLEPFAPTGPSGIIATTGIVFVSFLGFEIIATVAGEVKDPSRNIPLTMVLSVVLVTILYALVMLVTTGVVRYQEIGDSLVPVSDVAVVFMGSIGVVAIVAAAAIAAISSSNSSVLAAARVNFAMGRDELMSDWLNVTHDRFGTPHRAIIATGAVTALLIAVGLEVETIVSLLAEVASFSFLVSYSLVHVALVVFRRADPEDYDPSFRIPDALYPAVPVLGVLLTVVVISQMATIIIGLGLGIVGLGVGWYFLYVRDHAIDRGLIGEAITQGSVGYRVVVPVSNPETQERLIRLAAATAHAHTEEGTPELVAVNVLQVADPSPQQNIAAERLEHQRDLLESAREIASEMDVKLRTVAMSGDRVDETLLEAISHEAPDQVVLGWRGTLSNGGYVFGPNLDAVVEDAPCEVTLVTFHGNPIGGTVALAGPGPHAPFAARRAAEFATVDGTTPTLLNVQQMRDGDEDAAVERGEAVIDEVAGRAGLESGAYQREVVVAADTEVAILDAVSQYDTVCVGLSERSAASRVMFGTIASRISQEATGNVGIVRGAPES
- a CDS encoding potassium channel family protein, translated to MRPLSERVSNLSRRDRLIAIYLLGLAVLVAFYMITYNIIMARLEGVNQSIFASFEFVVQTMTTTGYGQDSGFWSHPATYLFVALTQISGIAIGFFTLRLIIIPLFTGAEVNLDNRLTPKQDHVIICEYRRDSAVLLDELQELGIDYVLISSDEENAQELSNEGYSAIHGSPQDASAFDRASIDSARMVITDAGDANVNTILTVRSIRSDIEILTLTDDSEMRDILLDTGADTVLSPHGALGQRLAEKAISSISLDLTDTINLGGDLEVMEIPVHHGSHLIGSRIRESNIREETGANIIGAWIDGELQLPPNPDAIIRQNTVLLVTGGSEALESFSDFTRPARTLHRHEDIVIAGYGEVGQAAEDVLTDADIETTTIDVEDRKGVDIVAEAGAKETLVAAGIENAGAIIVGLPDDSASLLTTVLARSLNEDIEILARVSETDATRKALSAGADYVLSVPRVSARMVAKELRGEEILAPASQIRLIQVPAGPFAGSTLAKSEIYERTGCRVIAVEDDAGLTSTVDPQRQFTGDERLTIVGTDEAVQRFLKQFDVSPMQETET